The following proteins are encoded in a genomic region of Gossypium hirsutum isolate 1008001.06 chromosome D05, Gossypium_hirsutum_v2.1, whole genome shotgun sequence:
- the LOC107924095 gene encoding secretory carrier-associated membrane protein 3 isoform X1 yields the protein MAGRYDKNPFDEEEEEVNPFAQDTTARGKASGQSKFGGGLFSTSTASVPPASNSRLSPLPPEPAGFSYEREATVDIPLDTASGGSRNQDLKKKEKELQAKEAELRRREQEVRRKEEAVARAGVVLEEKNWPPFFPIIHHDIANEIPIHLQRLQYVAFSTYLGLVLCLLWNIIAVTTAWIKGEGVRIWFLAIIFFIAGVPGAYVLWYRPLYRAFRNESALRFGWFFMFYLLHIAFCIFAAVAPPIVFRGKSLTGILPAVDLVGGNALVGIFYFIGFGLFCLESVVSIWVIQQVYMYFRGSGKAAELKREAARGAMRAAL from the exons ATGGCTGGTCGTTACGATAAAAATCCTTTCgacgaggaagaagaagaagttaaTCCTTTCGCT CAGGATACAACAGCAAGAGGGAAGGCATCTGGCCAGTCTAAATTTGGAGGAGGTCTATTTTCAACG AGCACTGCAAGCGTTCCACCTGCCTCAAACTCAAGACTTTCACCGCTACCTCCTGAACCTGCTGGTTTTAGTTATGAGCGTGAGGCAACAGTTGATATTCCTCTTGATACAGCTTCAGGAGGATCACGTAATCAG GatttaaagaagaaagaaaaggaactCCAGGCCAAGGAGGCTGAACTGAGAAGGCGGGAACAG GAAGTGAGAAGGAAAGAAGAGGCAGTGGCAAGAG CTGGAGTTGTGCTGGAAGAGAAAAATTGGCCACCATTTTTTCCTATCATTCATCATGATATTGCCAATGAAATTCCAATTCATCTACAAAGATTGCAGTATGTTGCGTTTTCAACATATTTAG GATTGGTTCTTTGCCTTCTATGGAATATCATAGCTGTTACTACAGCATGGATCAAAGGAGAAG GTGTTAGGATCTGGTTCttggctatcatcttcttcatagcAGGGGTACCAGGAGCCTATGTATTGTGGTATCGTCCACTGTATCGTGCTTTTAG GAATGAGAGTGCTTTGAGGTTTGGATGGTTCTTCATGTTTTATTTG CTTCACATTGCCTTTTGCATCTTTGCTGCGGTGGCACCCCCTATAGTTTTTAGAGGGAAATCACTCAC CGGGATCCTACCTGCAGTTGATCTTGTTGGTGGCAATGCTTTGGTTGGT ATCTTCTACTTCATTGGTTTCGGATTGTTCTGTCTTGAATCAGTTGTAAGCATCTGGGTTATCCAG CAAGTATACATGTATTTCCGTGGGAGTGGTAAAGCTGCTGAGCTGAAACGCGAAGCTGCAAGAGGAGCTATGAGGGCTGCCTTGTAA
- the LOC107924095 gene encoding secretory carrier-associated membrane protein 3 isoform X2: MAGRYDKNPFDEEEEEVNPFADTTARGKASGQSKFGGGLFSTSTASVPPASNSRLSPLPPEPAGFSYEREATVDIPLDTASGGSRNQDLKKKEKELQAKEAELRRREQEVRRKEEAVARAGVVLEEKNWPPFFPIIHHDIANEIPIHLQRLQYVAFSTYLGLVLCLLWNIIAVTTAWIKGEGVRIWFLAIIFFIAGVPGAYVLWYRPLYRAFRNESALRFGWFFMFYLLHIAFCIFAAVAPPIVFRGKSLTGILPAVDLVGGNALVGIFYFIGFGLFCLESVVSIWVIQQVYMYFRGSGKAAELKREAARGAMRAAL, encoded by the exons ATGGCTGGTCGTTACGATAAAAATCCTTTCgacgaggaagaagaagaagttaaTCCTTTCGCT GATACAACAGCAAGAGGGAAGGCATCTGGCCAGTCTAAATTTGGAGGAGGTCTATTTTCAACG AGCACTGCAAGCGTTCCACCTGCCTCAAACTCAAGACTTTCACCGCTACCTCCTGAACCTGCTGGTTTTAGTTATGAGCGTGAGGCAACAGTTGATATTCCTCTTGATACAGCTTCAGGAGGATCACGTAATCAG GatttaaagaagaaagaaaaggaactCCAGGCCAAGGAGGCTGAACTGAGAAGGCGGGAACAG GAAGTGAGAAGGAAAGAAGAGGCAGTGGCAAGAG CTGGAGTTGTGCTGGAAGAGAAAAATTGGCCACCATTTTTTCCTATCATTCATCATGATATTGCCAATGAAATTCCAATTCATCTACAAAGATTGCAGTATGTTGCGTTTTCAACATATTTAG GATTGGTTCTTTGCCTTCTATGGAATATCATAGCTGTTACTACAGCATGGATCAAAGGAGAAG GTGTTAGGATCTGGTTCttggctatcatcttcttcatagcAGGGGTACCAGGAGCCTATGTATTGTGGTATCGTCCACTGTATCGTGCTTTTAG GAATGAGAGTGCTTTGAGGTTTGGATGGTTCTTCATGTTTTATTTG CTTCACATTGCCTTTTGCATCTTTGCTGCGGTGGCACCCCCTATAGTTTTTAGAGGGAAATCACTCAC CGGGATCCTACCTGCAGTTGATCTTGTTGGTGGCAATGCTTTGGTTGGT ATCTTCTACTTCATTGGTTTCGGATTGTTCTGTCTTGAATCAGTTGTAAGCATCTGGGTTATCCAG CAAGTATACATGTATTTCCGTGGGAGTGGTAAAGCTGCTGAGCTGAAACGCGAAGCTGCAAGAGGAGCTATGAGGGCTGCCTTGTAA
- the LOC107924096 gene encoding glycine-rich cell wall structural protein, with product MNPKSTFILAVLLLTASLTAAARPDSFEALSSEEKGNKGSGKPGNQNNKGSGGNTGGMGGFFGPGPGFGLPGFEKGWGHGIVGGGYGAGFGGPTGGYSKGGVIRTTVVCKEKGPCFNKKLTCPAKCFTYFSRSGKGYGEGGGGGGCTMDCKKKCSAYC from the coding sequence atgaacccCAAGAGCACCTTCATCTTGGCTGTTCTGCTACTTACAGCTTCACTAACTGCAGCAGCTAGGCCAGACTCATTTGAAGCTTTATCATCTGAGGAAAAGGGCAACAAAGGCAGCGGCAAACCAGGCAACCAAAACAACAAAGGTAGTGGTGGAAACACTGGTGGGATGGGCGGCTTCTTCGGTCCAGGGCCTGGGTTTGGATTGCCAGGGTTTGAAAAAGGGTGGGGACATGGGATCGTAGGCGGTGGCTATGGAGCTGGCTTCGGAGGTCCTACCGGAGGGTACTCAAAAGGTGGTGTTATTAGAACTACGGTTGTTTGCAAAGAAAAAGGTCCTTGTTTTAACAAGAAGCTAACCTGCCCTGCTAAGTGCTTCACCTATTTTAGTCGGTCGGGAAAAGGTTACGGTGAGGGTGGCGGTGGCGGTGGCTGCACCATGGATTGTAAGAAAAAATGCAGTGCTTACTGTTAA
- the LOC107924094 gene encoding pentatricopeptide repeat-containing protein At5g66500, mitochondrial has product MSVSRRCIDYLSYQARNLRAIASIKVPVKKLHKRYAHIRHSLEELPLRDISSFNVQLASYVRSGNVQATWALFCHMHFSFCDLNAYTFTPVLSACSALPGTKYGKQVHGLMIKTGVDAGTVAKTALMNLYSKYRCLGDSVRAFEEIELKDVVTWNAMISSFLRHGLAKEALHVFATMRRERVKLSEFTLCSVLKACSSLKAFAQGKQIHGLVVVFGRDLVILSTALVDFYSDMERINDALKVFSSLNDRKDNVMCNSLISGCIKNRRYKEAFSIMSKMRPNVVALTSALGACSENSDLWIGKQIHSVALHFGFTDDTQLCNGILDMYAKCGKILYARSLFDGISNKCVVSWTSMIDAYGSHGYGIEALELFKLMEVNRNGVMPNSVTFLAVLSACGHSGLVEEGRKCFHLMRDKYGLDPDQEHYACFIDVLGRAGRIDEAWSLFDGMVKNGTKPTAAVWIALLNAYSLNQDIARGEIAAKRLLELEPDKPSNYVLLSNFYAAVGRWDSVDKLRDVMKQKGLNKEAGSSRVTVKPHDKTVIIGESRIAGVFL; this is encoded by the coding sequence ATGTCTGTATCTCGTCGTTGCATCGATTATCTTAGCTATCAAGCCAGGAACCTTCGAGCGATTGCTTCAATCAAAGTCCCCGTTAAAAAGCTTCATAAACGTTATGCCCACATCCGCCATTCGCTTGAAGAATTGCCTCTTCGGGATATCAGTTCATTTAATGTTCAACTTGCCTCGTATGTTCGCAGTGGCAACGTTCAAGCAACATGGGCTCTCTTTTGTCACATGCATTTTTCATTCTGTGACCTTAATGCGTACACCTTTACCCCGGTTTTGAGTGCCTGCTCTGCTTTGCCGGGCACGAAATATGGAAAGCAAGTGCATGGACTAATGATTAAAACAGGCGTGGATGCCGGAACGGTAGCCAAAACTGCACTAATGAACCTGTATTCCAAGTATCGATGCTTGGGTGACTCGGTTAGGGCGTTTGAAGAAATTGAACTGAAGGATGTTGTAACTTGGAATGCTATGATTTCGAGCTTTTTGAGGCATGGTCTTGCTAAAGAAGCACTTCATGTTTTTGCAACAATGAGAAGGGAAAGAGTGAAGCTTAGCGAGTTTACGTTGTGTTCTGTGTTAAAAGCTTGTTCTTCTTTGAAGGCTTTTGCACAAGGAAAGCAGATTCATGGTTTGGTTGTTGTGTTTGGTCGTGATTTAGTGATTCTGAGTACTGCTCTCGTCGACTTTTACTCGGACATGGAGCGTATTAACGATGCCCTGAAAGTTTTCTCCAGTTTAAATGATAGAAAAGACAATGTAATGTGCAATTCTTTGATCAGTGGCTGCATTAAAAATCGAAGGTACAAAGAGGCATTTTCGATTATGAGTAAAATGAGACCCAATGTAGTTGCACTTACTAGTGCTCTAGGAGCTTGCTCTGAAAACTCCGATTTGTGGATTGGAAAGCAAATTCACTCTGTGGCATTACATTTTGGGTTCACCGATGATACCCAATTATGTAATGGTATATTGGATATGTATGCAAAGTGCGGGAAGATTTTGTATGCAAGATCATTGTTTGATGGGATTTCAAACAAATGCGTGGTTTCATGGACGAGCATGATCGATGCATATGGTAGTCATGGATATGGGATTGAAGCTCTCGAGTTATTCAAGCTGATGGAGGTGAACAGAAATGGAGTTATGCCCAATTCTGTAACATTTCTTGCTGTTTTATCTGCTTGTGGGCATTCTGGGCTAGTTGAAGAAGGCCGAAAGTGTTTTCATTTAATGAGGGATAAGTATGGTCTTGACCCGGATCAAGAACATTATGCTTGCTTCATTGATGTTTTAGGTCGAGCTGGTCGAATAGACGAGGCATGGTCTCTCTTTGATGGTATGGTTAAGAATGGTACAAAGCCTACAGCAGCAGTTTGGATAGCACTGCTAAACGCTTATAGTCTTAATCAAGATATTGCCAGAGGCGAGATTGCCGCGAAGCGTCTGTTGGAATTGGAACCCGATAAGCCCAGTAATTACGTGCTTCTTTCGAATTTCTATGCAGCAGTTGGAAGATGGGATTCTGTTGATAAGTTGAGAGATGTAATGAAGCAAAAAGGGCTCAATAAAGAAGCCGGAAGTAGTCGAGTCACTGTTAAACCCCATGACAAAACCGTTATCATCGGAGAAAGTCGTATTGCCGGAGTATTTCTTTGA
- the LOC107924489 gene encoding endonuclease 4, with protein MGFRRMGWHELLWVGRLLVLMQLLHGVFGWGKDGHFAVCKIAEEYLTKDALATVKELLPDSARGELASVCSWADDVRWHYHWSSPLHYVDTPDFKCNYKYCRDCHDTAGHKDRCVTGAIFNYTKQLFSAYQGYSPQLSYNLTEALMFLAHFIGDVHQPFHVGFLGDLGGNTITVSWYRRKTNLHHVWDTMIIDSAVKTLYGSDLATMIQAIQRNITDAWSNDVSSWKNCGHNQTVCPNVYASESVRMACKFAYRNATPGSTLEDEYFLSRLPIVEKRLAQGGIRLAAVLNRLFNSEVKIAQA; from the exons ATGGGTTTTAGAAGAATGGGTTGGCATGAGCTACTATGGGTCGGAAGGCTGCTTGTTCTTATGCAACTGCTTCATGGGGTGTTTGGTTGGGGAAAGGACGGTCATTTTGCTGTTTGCAAGATAGCTGAG GAATATCTTACTAAAGATGCTCTGGCTACAGTAAAGGAACTGCTCCCCGATTCCGCTAGAGGTGAGCTTGCATCTGTATGCTCCTGGGCTGATGATGTAAGGTGGCACTATCACTGGTCTAGTCCCTTACACTATGTTGACACTCCAGATTTCAAGTGTAATTATAAATACTGCC GGGACTGCCATGATACTGCTGGACATAAGGATCGCTGCGTAACTGGAGCCATTTTCAACTATACAAAGCAACTTTTTTCAGCATATCAGGGATATAGTCCTCAGTTGAGTT ACAATTTGACAGAGGCGCTGATGTTCTTAGCTCATTTTATTGGGGATGTCCATCAG CCATTTCATGTTGGCTTCTTGGGAGATTTAGGTGGGAATACAATTACAGTCAGTTGGTACCGCAGGAAGACAAATCTTCACCAT GTCTGGGATACCATGATTATTGATTCTGCTGTGAAGACATTGTATGGCTCAGATCTTGCAACAATGATTCAAGCCATCCAGAGGAATATTACT GATGCTTGGTCCAATGATGTATCATCATGGAAGAATTGTGGACATAATCAAACTGTTTGTCCTAACGT GTATGCTTCTGAAAGTGTTAGGATGGCATGTAAGTTTGCATATAGGAATGCCACACCGGGAAGCACATTAGAAG ATGAGTATTTCCTTTCTCGGTTGCCTATTGTGGAGAAGAGGCTTGCTCAAGGTGGGATTCGCCTAGCTGCCGTGCTTAACCGATTATTTAATTCTGAAGTTAAAATTGCTCAAGCATGA